In Clostridia bacterium, the following proteins share a genomic window:
- a CDS encoding endo-alpha-N-acetylgalactosaminidase family protein: MRRRAFLRLSGCGLLGWASGSLPLLSAESNALASKAAEPVVLSSAQLQIVLDGQRGVPFEYRLSNGARLRGDQSSGRVAVAICQRAQWKFTNLEIVPEKVKATQQQADFRYRAMDQGKLAGSFMLRYMLDAATLHVTLEDVQEQNGYELIDVKLPRLVTVCEEDGDGWLAHGDDGGNLAQLSKAKPGVLRRNSFWGNVLSTLPVVMVGTDRALCAQEVTAFMDGTELHVDGEQGRRRVSLGTTKTFRVNGRDCYDMNLGKEVPCVAGNSRTPNLIVGQKSSCRLDFIAARPGATVDWLDGAKLVRNRIAKSPTEYYDNRFVYGIRCDEPTWEKPLSTFQECEQLIQEVAALTDNWAQVVHLWGWQYRGKDTGYPAIDEVDERIGGYDGLMKLMSAGRERNCTVTFSDNYDDAYRSSPAWNPDLIARRPDQELWKSRNWTGEDSYILGMAKYVKAAGLARVDRTCEKYKLRETTHVDVLSYFAVRNDWDTANPASGYKNLVEGRYKILEQFAKHGVDVSSETVRYPFIGKVSFYWTMPNPQPCPFDGKPIPMLPTIYRQSGVWGFGLKGELLDRLLQVFFYNAAPHVMFHAATDRRQITDLFYFAMAPWFRIHKRNVEGYRREGDRTVIDLEGNSRVDINWKAKTYAIFADGAEIARTFATFCPMGDDRIAFYAQQSGELSAALPSGWRTEKIAAFALFTGQAERVDHRVESGKVVVQVPAGRPVLVYRDGEQARAHLAARDGNS; encoded by the coding sequence ATGCGTCGTCGCGCCTTCCTGCGGTTAAGTGGTTGTGGCCTGCTTGGCTGGGCTTCAGGTTCGCTGCCGTTGCTGTCTGCCGAATCGAATGCGCTGGCGAGCAAGGCTGCGGAACCTGTAGTTCTTTCATCAGCCCAACTCCAGATCGTGCTCGATGGCCAGCGCGGCGTGCCGTTCGAGTATCGCCTCTCCAACGGTGCGCGGCTCAGGGGCGACCAGTCTTCAGGGCGCGTCGCGGTCGCGATCTGTCAACGTGCGCAATGGAAGTTCACGAACCTGGAGATTGTCCCGGAAAAGGTCAAAGCTACCCAGCAGCAGGCTGATTTCCGATATCGCGCGATGGATCAAGGCAAGCTCGCAGGCAGCTTCATGCTTAGATACATGCTCGATGCCGCGACTCTCCATGTCACCCTGGAAGACGTTCAAGAACAAAACGGCTATGAACTGATCGATGTAAAGCTGCCGCGACTCGTAACGGTGTGCGAGGAAGACGGTGATGGCTGGCTGGCACACGGCGATGACGGTGGCAATCTCGCGCAGCTCAGCAAAGCGAAACCCGGTGTGCTCCGCCGAAACTCGTTCTGGGGCAATGTGCTGAGTACGCTGCCTGTTGTGATGGTGGGTACTGACCGCGCTCTCTGCGCCCAGGAAGTCACCGCCTTCATGGATGGCACCGAGCTGCACGTCGATGGCGAGCAAGGCCGCCGTCGGGTGTCGCTGGGCACAACAAAGACGTTCCGCGTGAATGGGCGGGATTGCTACGACATGAACTTGGGGAAGGAAGTTCCGTGCGTCGCCGGAAACTCGCGAACCCCGAATCTTATTGTTGGACAGAAATCCAGCTGCCGATTGGACTTCATTGCCGCCCGGCCTGGGGCAACTGTGGACTGGTTGGACGGCGCCAAACTCGTGCGGAACCGAATCGCGAAGAGTCCGACCGAATACTACGACAATCGATTCGTGTACGGAATCCGCTGCGACGAGCCGACCTGGGAAAAACCTCTATCCACATTTCAGGAATGTGAGCAGTTGATTCAGGAAGTCGCGGCCCTCACAGATAACTGGGCGCAAGTAGTTCACCTGTGGGGCTGGCAATATCGCGGTAAGGACACCGGCTATCCGGCAATCGACGAAGTCGACGAGAGGATCGGCGGCTATGACGGGCTGATGAAACTAATGAGCGCCGGGCGCGAGCGTAACTGCACCGTCACCTTCTCGGACAACTACGACGACGCGTATCGCAGCAGCCCAGCATGGAATCCGGACCTGATTGCGCGGCGGCCCGATCAGGAGCTTTGGAAGAGCCGCAATTGGACGGGCGAAGATTCCTACATTCTCGGCATGGCGAAATACGTCAAGGCCGCTGGACTTGCGCGCGTCGATCGCACTTGCGAAAAATATAAGCTGCGCGAAACGACGCACGTTGATGTGCTGTCGTATTTCGCCGTTCGCAACGACTGGGACACGGCGAACCCGGCGAGCGGATACAAGAACCTGGTGGAAGGCCGTTACAAGATCCTCGAACAGTTCGCCAAGCATGGCGTGGACGTGAGCTCGGAAACGGTGCGGTATCCGTTTATCGGAAAGGTCAGTTTCTACTGGACGATGCCCAACCCCCAGCCTTGCCCTTTTGACGGCAAGCCGATTCCGATGCTGCCAACCATCTACCGCCAGAGTGGAGTCTGGGGATTCGGCCTAAAAGGCGAGTTGCTGGACCGGTTGCTGCAGGTTTTCTTCTACAATGCAGCGCCGCACGTAATGTTTCATGCCGCCACCGACCGGCGCCAGATTACCGACCTCTTCTATTTCGCGATGGCGCCCTGGTTCAGGATTCACAAGCGCAACGTCGAGGGCTACAGGCGCGAAGGTGACCGTACCGTAATCGACCTGGAGGGGAATTCCCGCGTCGACATCAACTGGAAAGCGAAGACATATGCGATTTTTGCGGACGGAGCGGAGATAGCGCGCACTTTCGCCACGTTCTGTCCAATGGGCGACGATCGCATTGCTTTCTACGCCCAGCAATCCGGCGAGTTGTCTGCTGCGCTCCCATCTGGGTGGAGGACGGAAAAGATTGCGGCCTTCGCGCTCTTCACCGGCCAAGCCGAACGGGTTGATCACCGCGTCGAGAGCGGGAAAGTGGTCGTGCAAGTCCCTGCGGGACGGCCGGTTCTTGTGTATCGGGACGGAGAACAAGCGAGGGCGCATCTTGCAGCCCGCGATGGAAATTCATAA